Sequence from the bacterium genome:
CCAGCTCGAGGATGGTGCGGCCCAGGCGCTCGCCCACGATGGCGGCCAGGCGCTTGCCCATGGGCGTGGAGCCGGTGGCGCTGATCAGCGGCACGCGCGTGTCGCGCACCAGGGCGTCGCCCACGCTGCTCCCCTTGCCGATGATGAGGCTGCACACGCCGTCGGGCACGCCGTTCCGCTTCAGCACCCTCTCGGCGATCTTCTGGCAGGCCACGGCGGTGAGGGGCGTCTTGCTCGAGGGCTTCCACACCACCACGTCGCCGCAGATCAGGGCCAGCGCCGTGTTCCAGGACCAGACGGCCACCGGGAAGTTGAAGGCCGTGATCACGCCGATGATGCCCAGCGGATGCCATTGCTCGAACATGCGGTGGCGGGCCCGCTCGCTGTGGGTGGTCACGCCGTAGAGCTGACGGCTCATGCCGGTGGCGAAGTCGCAGATGTCGATCATCTCCTGCACCTCGCCGCGCCCCTCCTGGATCACCTTGCCCATTTCCAGGGTGACGAGGGCGGCCAGCTCCTCCTTGTGGGCGCGCAGTTCCTCGCCCAGCTGGCGGACGATCTCCCCGCGCCGGGGGGCGGGCCACATGCGCCACTCGCGGAAGGCCTGCTCGGCCGTGCGCATGACCTGCTCGTACTCGGCCATCTCGCACTGCTGGATGCCTGCCAGCACCTTGCCGTCGATGGGCGAGGCGGATTCCAGCACGTTGCCCTTGCAGGTGATCCAGCTGCCCGTGCTGGCGCCCTGGTTCAGTTCCTCGATGCCCAGTTTGGCGAGGATATCCTTCATGGGGTCGCTCCTGTGTTGAGGGGTTGATCCACCCGCCGCGGGTGGCCCGCCAAGATGGAATGAGGGCCGTCAAGAAGCAAACAAGTGGGCGAGCGGAAGCCCCCTCCTCCGTCCCCATTGCCGCCCACACCCGCCACAGGGAGAGTCGGGACCGGGCTCTTTGTGCTTGTCCCGCCCCGCAGCGTTTCCGTATTTGCAGCCGTGGCACCGGCACCCCTCATCCTGATGCTCCTCCTGCTCATCTCCGGCTCCGCCGCCGCGGCCCGGCCGCTGGTGGTGGCGGCGGGGGACAGCCTCGTGCTGGAGGGCGCCACCCTGACCGCCTCCCGCTCCCGGCCCGCCGCCCTCGTGCACGGCACTCTCATCCTGCGCGACTGCGTGGTGGCGGGCAAGGCGGGGGGAGCCTCGCTTCTGGTCTGTGAGGGAGACAAGGCACGGCTGGTGGTTGAGCGGTGCCGGCTCTGGGCCAGGCCCCGGGCGCGCCGGGCAGGATGGTCCAAGATGCCGGACGAGGTGGCGGACACCCGTCAGGCGAAGCGGACACTTACTCCCCCGCTGGTGGAGCTGCGCGGCGGCCGCGCCCTGTTCTCTTCCAGCACCATGTGGGCTCCAGGCTTTGGGCCGCTGGTGCAGGTGGCGGCGGGTGCCACGGCGCGCCTGAGGTCCTGCCTGCTGGGCGGGGGCGGGCCGGGGCCGGCCATCCAGGAGGAGAAGGACGGCGCCGTGCAACTTTCGTGGTCCATGAGCGACCGCGCGGCCCGGCCGCATGATCCGGCCCGGCCCGGCCTGGTGCAGGTCCCCGACCTGCGCCTGGTGGACCCCCGCCGCGGGGACCTCCGCCTGCGCTGGGATTCCCCCGCCCTGGAAGCCGGCGACCCTGATGAGCCATGGGACTTCGATCTCACCCGCGCCGATATTGGCTGGACACCCAAGTACGAGGAGGTGGAGGTCAGCGGCACCACTACCCTGACGGAGCGGGGCTGGTACAAGGTGATTGGCTACACGACCTTCACCGGCACGGACTTGGTGATTCCAGAGGGAACGACCATCCGCAATGACGACGGCTATACGATGATTTTCAGCGACACGGATAACACGAACGGTTACAACATTGTTGTTGGAGACCCAGATGGCGCGCGAACGGCCATTGTCGGCTCGCTGGACAGCGGAAGCATCTCCTTTGGATCAACCTCCACGGCACCCAGCCAAGCGGTCACGAGTTTCAATGGCGTTCTATTCAACAGAGCACCTGATTTCTACAACGGCGCCTTGTGTTTCAGATATTGTGATGTTGATCTCAATGGCGCCAGCGGGAACGTCAAATTCAACGCTTATCAAAACACGGAAGTCATATTTGATGCCGTGTGTTATGGCCAGTTCAGGAATTTTGACTTCACGGCAACGCACATTCAAAATGGAGTGATGGGGATTGGATGCATTGATGTCCAGTATTCGGACGTGGATGTGCTGAACAACACTTTCGACAGGATCAACGATTATCCGAACAATTGGTACTGGAAATTGATGCATTATGGCACTGTGCCGAATCCAAGCCACATCATCGCCAGCAATCAGTTCAACGCGCAGGACAATGGAGATCTGAATTTCCCCGTGCTGCTCGGCGGGGCGACCCTCAACTTGCACCACAATGTATTTGACAATGTCGAGGCTGGAGCCATCCTTGCGGCAACCGCGACCTTGAACATGAAGAACGGGGCGAACAATCAGTTCTTCAAGGAGGATGCGGTTGGCTACGAAAATTACCCCATGATCGAGGCAATTCAAACCTGGACTGATCTTGAGTGCGGATACAATGCTTTTGCAGCATATAATTACGCGCCAAGTTATCAATTCATTGTTTCGTCAGGTGGATCCTCCAACTGGGCTTACAATTTCTGGGGAGAAGATTGTGACAATGGTGAAAGTCCGGAGAACCACATTCCGGGCTTTGTGAGCACCTTCTCGCCCTGGCTGGCCACTTGCCCAACCCTCTTCGTCCCCTGTCAGGGCCAGGGTGGGGAGAACGACTTGTACGCATTTGGACAAGAGGCCGCGGAGATCGAGAACCATGAGGCGGCCGTCGCCTACTGGATCGAGCTTCTGGAGGACTACCCCGAATCGAAGTACTGCACGGAGGTGACTGGCATCATCAAGGCCATCGGGCTCTATACGGAGTACGGCGCCGAGGATTATCCGCTGATCCGGGCCGGGCTGGAAAGCGCGGCGGACGAGTCGGAACCCGTGGACGACCTCTTGTCCATTTTCCAGGTCTGCAGCGCATGGTGTGTGGAGGCCATGCACGGCGACCGCCCAGCCGCCGAGGCTCTGCTGGACAGCTTGCTGATCGAGAAAGACGGCTATGCCAAGGCCGAGCTGCTGATCAACACGGCCCTGGCCGAGATTGCCACCTATCCGGAGCAGGGCCAGATGAGCGCCCTGGGACCCGAGATGGAGGCGCAGCGCATCGATCGGCGCCGTCAGGCCCTGCGGAACCTGCAGCGCGTGCTGGTGCCGGCCATGGTGGCGGCCGGATCGCCCGCCCCTGGCCTGGACCCCGGGAAGCCCCTGGAGCGGCCTTCCACCTTCGGCATCCGCTCCTGCCACCCCAATCCCTTCAATCCCACCACCACACTGGACGTGCAGGTGGACGGGGAGGAGGCGCTGAGCCTTGAGATCTTCAACACCCTGGGCCAGCGCGTTGCCGTGCTACATGAGGGAGTCCTCCCGGCCGGCGCCCACACTTTCCGCTGGACGGCCGGCCAGGCGGCCACGGGCGTGTACCTGGCACGAGCGGTGCAGGGGCAGCGGGTGTCCGTGGCCAAGGTGATCCTGGTTCGGTAGGCATAGTCATGAACAAGACCCATGTGATGATTGTGGCGGTCCTCCTCTTCGGGGGACCGCCCCTCCCCCTCCCGGCCGCGGTCTGGACGGTGCCGGACCCGTGGCCCGTGATCCAGCAGGCGGTGGACTCCTGCGCCAGCGGGGACACGGTGCTGGTGGCGCCGGGCCACTACCTCGAGCGGCTGGTGATTCCCGACAAGACGTTGACGTTGGCTTCGCACGCGCTGTTGACGGGGGACACGCTCTTCATCCCCCAGACCATCCTGGACGGGGATTCCCTGGGCACGGTGATCCGGGTGGATACGGGCGGCCAGCACCGCTTCATTCTGGACGGTTTCCAGATCCGGAGAGGCGTGGGGCAGCACTGGGTAGGGGGTGGCGTGCACGTCACGGACAGTGCTGATGTGGCGCTAAGGCGCCTTCATTTCACTCAGAACGTGTCTAGGTATTCCGGCGTTTGTGTTTATGCGGACGAGACGGTTGAGACATTCAGTAGGCCAAAATATATGTTAATGCAACATATAAGAGCTTATGATAATAGTACAAGCGGGTTGAGTAGATATTTGTTAGTTGCTAGTTCTATTAATGGTACTAGGGTGAGTGATGTAAGAATTAGTGATATGGATGATTCCGGATTAATGCATGTAAGTAGCTCTGACAGCCTTTATGTTTCCGATATTTATGTGAGACGTGCGGTTTCAAGTGGTACACTCATAAGCGCCGGATTGCAATCTAATGGAGGACTTGGGTTCCAAGAGTATAGCAATATTACCATTGAAGATTGTACATGGAGTAATAGTGTTTTCGTAGTATTGAATGGATTTTGGCCAGGCACTGTGAAGAACGTGCGATTCATGGACAACACCCAAGTGGGCAACAGATCGCAAGCCAACAGGCTGTTTGACGTGATGTTTTGGGGTGTTCCAAGCCACCTGGACAGCTTGGTTTTTCAACGCAATCGGGGGGTGACGGGGCATTCCGTGGTGGGGGAGTTTGAACTACGGCACCCAAGTGACGCTCCCTGGCACCATGGGCGCTTGACCAATCTGATCGTGGAGGATTGTGTGTTGGGGGACAGCACGTATACACCCTGGAATTCCAGCAACAACTATCCTTCCATGTTGACCACCTCGAAGCTGACCCTGGAGAACGCCAGATTCGTGAACAACACGGTGATTCTGACCCCCGGGGCTGGTACACCAGAATGAGGAATTCAAGGAGCAAACTTATTGAAGTTCAGAAGCTACGGAACGGATAGTACTATTTTCCGAGATGTCCTATTCAAGGATAACTTGATAATTGATCAGGATGAGCCTGAAAGCATGCCATCATATTGGGCGAATGAAGGATACTGCGCCATAATCAAATCAGAATTGTATGACTATTTTCTTGTTGACAATGTGGTGTTTGATGGCAATCGACAGCCCAATATGGCCTTTGAACGGCCTTATGGGGGTTATTTGTCGGACGACGTCGACGTGGGCAGCGTGCTGCTCCTCGACCGGGCGACCAATCAATCCGCGAACACCATTCCCAAGCTTTTCACCAATCTGGTCTTTCGCAACAACGACGAGGGGAACATCCGGGCCAAGCTGGAATCCTACTT
This genomic interval carries:
- a CDS encoding aldehyde dehydrogenase family protein, translated to MKDILAKLGIEELNQGASTGSWITCKGNVLESASPIDGKVLAGIQQCEMAEYEQVMRTAEQAFREWRMWPAPRRGEIVRQLGEELRAHKEELAALVTLEMGKVIQEGRGEVQEMIDICDFATGMSRQLYGVTTHSERARHRMFEQWHPLGIIGVITAFNFPVAVWSWNTALALICGDVVVWKPSSKTPLTAVACQKIAERVLKRNGVPDGVCSLIIGKGSSVGDALVRDTRVPLISATGSTPMGKRLAAIVGERLGRTILELGGNNAIIVTPNADLSLAIPNIAFGAIGTAGQRCTSTRRIIVHESLADTVIQKLAAAYQTVKIGNPLVEGVLMGPLVDAGAVKDLQSAIAKVKAEGGQMICGGELLAGPGYESGCYVTPAIAKVRNEMEIVQEETFAPLLYIIPYSGGIEEAIALQNGVPQGLSSGIFTNHVIESETFLSAMGSDCGIANVNLGTSGAEIGLAFGGEKDTGGGRESGSDVWKYYMRRQSNTVNWSGKTAFAQGINFEL
- a CDS encoding T9SS type A sorting domain-containing protein, whose product is MELRGGRALFSSSTMWAPGFGPLVQVAAGATARLRSCLLGGGGPGPAIQEEKDGAVQLSWSMSDRAARPHDPARPGLVQVPDLRLVDPRRGDLRLRWDSPALEAGDPDEPWDFDLTRADIGWTPKYEEVEVSGTTTLTERGWYKVIGYTTFTGTDLVIPEGTTIRNDDGYTMIFSDTDNTNGYNIVVGDPDGARTAIVGSLDSGSISFGSTSTAPSQAVTSFNGVLFNRAPDFYNGALCFRYCDVDLNGASGNVKFNAYQNTEVIFDAVCYGQFRNFDFTATHIQNGVMGIGCIDVQYSDVDVLNNTFDRINDYPNNWYWKLMHYGTVPNPSHIIASNQFNAQDNGDLNFPVLLGGATLNLHHNVFDNVEAGAILAATATLNMKNGANNQFFKEDAVGYENYPMIEAIQTWTDLECGYNAFAAYNYAPSYQFIVSSGGSSNWAYNFWGEDCDNGESPENHIPGFVSTFSPWLATCPTLFVPCQGQGGENDLYAFGQEAAEIENHEAAVAYWIELLEDYPESKYCTEVTGIIKAIGLYTEYGAEDYPLIRAGLESAADESEPVDDLLSIFQVCSAWCVEAMHGDRPAAEALLDSLLIEKDGYAKAELLINTALAEIATYPEQGQMSALGPEMEAQRIDRRRQALRNLQRVLVPAMVAAGSPAPGLDPGKPLERPSTFGIRSCHPNPFNPTTTLDVQVDGEEALSLEIFNTLGQRVAVLHEGVLPAGAHTFRWTAGQAATGVYLARAVQGQRVSVAKVILVR